The following DNA comes from Marinilactibacillus sp. Marseille-P9653.
TATTGCCGTTGATACACATGTAGAAAGAATTAGTAAGAAATTCAATATTTGTTCGCAGCAGGCAACCGTTCGTCAAGTAGAAGATAGCTTGATGGAAAAACTACCAGAAGATTTGTGGAGTATTGCTCATCACCGTATGATTTTCTTTGGACGCTATCAATGTCCTGCTAGAACGCATGATCATAATCAATGTATTCAGCGAATCAAAGAACATTTATAACTAAAAGGCAGAGTATGATGTACTCTGTCTTTTTTTAGAATGAAATTTAACTGAAGAATTTCTTTAATTCTATTAAATACGATATACTAATAGCATAAATCTTTCCATCATATACTTATTTAAGATCATTATAGGAGGATCCGTATGGATAATCATCAACAGACTTCGAGATTAGAACAAGTTCAAGAGCAATACAAGGCTTATCAAAATAGACCATTTGAAATTACGATAGCAAGGGGGATTCCGTCCACTAAGCAATTAGAGTTAGCAAAACCATTGTTAGACAAACTGGTAGGTTCCGATTGGCTTAGTGAAGATGAACAAGATATTCGTAACTACGGTGGACTAATGGGGATCAAGGAAGCTCGATCACTATTTAGTGATTTACTTGGTACGTCGATTGAAGAAACGATTGTCGCAGGAAATTCTAGTCTTCAATTAATGTATAGTGTGCTCATCATGCACATGTACACAGGAAAATCAAAATGGAATAATGAAGAAAAAGTTAAGTTCCTTTGTCCAAGTCCTGGTTATGATAGACATTTTTCTATGCTCGAAAGGTTAGGTATTGAGATGATCCCAGTAGAACTGACCGGTTCAGGACCTGATATGGAAGTAGTAGAAAAAATTGTTTCACAAGACGCTTCCATTAAAGGCATTTTCTGTGTCCCTACCTATAGCAATCCTACTGGTGAAACATATTCTGATGAAGTCGTTGAACGCTTAGCAGATATGCACACGGCAGCGGAGGACTTTTTGATCATGTGGGACAATGCTTATACAGTTCACCATCTATTTGATGAAAAAGAACAAGCCATCAATATATTAGAAGCCTGCAAAGAAGCGGGTGTACCGGATCGTCCCTTTATGTTCGTGTCCACCTCTAAAATGACTTTTCCAGGTGCTGGTGTTGCAGCAGTAGGTGCTTCAGAGACAAATATCCTAAGATTCGCTGAAGAGCTCAGCAAACAAATTATTAGTTTTGATAAGCTGAACCAGAAGAGACACGTGGACTTTTTGAAAGATCAAAAAACGATAGAACGATTGATGGAGAAACATGCAGACATTTTGCGTCCTAAATTTGAATGGATACAAGCGATTTTTGAAGCATACTTTGCAGGAGAGAGAAGTCGGCTTCTGAAATGGACAGAACCTAAAGGTGGATACTTTGTTCATCTGACAACCGCAAACGGCTGTGCAACCGAAATAGTGGACAAAATGGAACAAATTGGAATACAATTAACACCAGCGAATGCAACTTATCCATACGGTATCAATCCTCTTGATAATAGTATCAGACTGGCACCAAGTTATATCGGATTAGATAAACTAGAAGTTGCTTTAGAGGCTTTGTGTACTTGCGTCGAGCTTGTAACACTTGAGAAATATGGAGAAAATTTTTTAGGAGGCGAATAATAATATGTCAAAAGGAAGTTTTGGATTAGGCGTTATTTTAGGAAGTACGATAGGAGTAGCTTCGGCTTATTTATTAGCTCAGAAATCTGGAGATGCGCTTCAAGAAGATCTTAAAGATAAAGTAAGTGACTCCAAAAATAAGATGGTTATCAAACTGGATGAAATGTTAGATGAAGCAGAAACTACCGTATCTGAAAAATTAACAGACACTGACTCATATAATCCACCTGTTCAATACGAGGTTACACCAGAAACGGTCGCTGGACCTCCAGAGAATACAGCACTGGTAGATGATCCTATCGTTGTACCTGATGTTAAACTATAAACGTACTTGGTTTAGATAAACTATAGAACTTTGATGAACGTACCTTCGACGCTTTCTAGCTCGTGTATGCTCAATCAAGGTTCTTTTTTTGTTTAAACTTCCAGTCATTATGTATAAAAATTCAAATAATAGCTTTAGAGTGAATCTTTTACCATTTGTTCCTTTTGATTGTTTTTCCAAGTAAAAGTCTTTATTATAGTGGTTATAACTACTTGTTACAGGAGGACAAAAATGAGTATGATCTTCAACGTGAAATCTGAAATTACTAAATTAAATTCTGTTTTATTAAAGCGACCTGGTAAAGAAGTAGAGAATCTGACCCCTAACACAATGCATGATCTTTTATTTGATGATATTCCCTATTTACCAATTATACAACAAGAACATGATGCCTTTGCACAGCTTTTAAAAGATAATGGCTCAGAAGTATTATATCTTGAAAAACTTGTAGCAGAAGCAATTGACGCTGCTGGAATTAGAGAAATGGTCATTGATAAATTTATGACTGAATCTGGCGTTTATGAGTCAGATATAACAAAGGAATTAAAAAATTATCTGATGACATTTTCTACGCAAGACCTAGTAGATAAAATTATGGGTGGCGTACGTAATGATGAAATTGATATTGAATCGAACTCATTATCTTGGATAGCCGACCATGAGAAGAGCTCTTTATTTTTAATGCAACCAATGCCTAATTT
Coding sequences within:
- a CDS encoding YtxH domain-containing protein, whose translation is MSKGSFGLGVILGSTIGVASAYLLAQKSGDALQEDLKDKVSDSKNKMVIKLDEMLDEAETTVSEKLTDTDSYNPPVQYEVTPETVAGPPENTALVDDPIVVPDVKL
- a CDS encoding aminotransferase class I/II-fold pyridoxal phosphate-dependent enzyme yields the protein MDNHQQTSRLEQVQEQYKAYQNRPFEITIARGIPSTKQLELAKPLLDKLVGSDWLSEDEQDIRNYGGLMGIKEARSLFSDLLGTSIEETIVAGNSSLQLMYSVLIMHMYTGKSKWNNEEKVKFLCPSPGYDRHFSMLERLGIEMIPVELTGSGPDMEVVEKIVSQDASIKGIFCVPTYSNPTGETYSDEVVERLADMHTAAEDFLIMWDNAYTVHHLFDEKEQAINILEACKEAGVPDRPFMFVSTSKMTFPGAGVAAVGASETNILRFAEELSKQIISFDKLNQKRHVDFLKDQKTIERLMEKHADILRPKFEWIQAIFEAYFAGERSRLLKWTEPKGGYFVHLTTANGCATEIVDKMEQIGIQLTPANATYPYGINPLDNSIRLAPSYIGLDKLEVALEALCTCVELVTLEKYGENFLGGE